A genomic region of Zalophus californianus isolate mZalCal1 chromosome 1, mZalCal1.pri.v2, whole genome shotgun sequence contains the following coding sequences:
- the RANBP3 gene encoding ran-binding protein 3 isoform X1 — MRSDRLGAEKPAIAPPVFVFQKDKGQKSSAEQKDLSDSGEEPRGEAEAPHHGTGHPESAGEHALEPPAPASASASTPEAQLLPFPRELAGRPAGGSSPEGGEDSDREDGNYCPPVKRERTSSLTQFPPSQSVSKNNVFMPSTFCEPSAGNSDSEPEEKSSGFRLKPPTLIHGQAPSAGHLGYLAHEHRKATLRSPSDQGNSPLCLPSQKPKEQQRSVLRPAVLQAPQPKALSQTAASSGTNGVSVPADRTGAATATSADSPARRSPSDEARALEEKEPQKNESSDTCEEENCEKKEQVAQQAFVFGQNLRDRVKLTNENTEVADMENAGHPSSETPAATNYFLQYISSSLDNSTNSADTASNKFVFGQNMSERVLSPPKLNEVSSDATRENAAAESGSESSSQEATPEKANNISESLAESAAAYTKATARKCLLEKVEVITGEEAESNVLQIQCKLFVFDKASQSWVERGRGLLRLNDMASTDDGTLQSRLVMRTQGSLRLILNTKLWAQMQIDKASEKSIRITAMDTEDQGVKVFLISASSKDTGQLYAALHHRILALRSRVEQEQEAKMPAPEPGAAPSNEDDSDEDVLAPSGATGGGAGEEGEGQTAGST, encoded by the exons aaaAACCTGCCATTGCTCCGCCCGTCTTTGTGTTTCAGAAGGATAAAGGACAAAAG TCCTCTGCAGAGCAAAAAGACTTGTCGGATTCGGGAGAGGAGCCTCGGGGGGAGGCTGAGGCCCCCCACCATGGCACGGGTCACCCCGAGTCAGCTGGTGAGCATGCCCTAGAGCCTCCTGCCCCTGCTAGCGCTTCAGCCAGCACTCCTGAAGCCCAGCTTCTTCCTTTCCCGCGAGAACTGGCAGGG AGGCCAGCTGGAGGCTCCAGCCCCGAAGGTGGAGAAG ATTCTGACCGAGAAGATGGAAATTACTGCCCTCCCGTCAAGCGAGAAAGAACGTCCTCTTTAACCCAGTTCCCACCTTCACAGTCAG TAtcaaaaaacaatgtttttatgCCATCAACCTTCTGCGAGCCATCTGCAGGCAATTCTGACTCAGAACCAG AGGAAAAGAGCAGTGGATTCCGGTTGAAGCCACCAACATTGATCCACGGCCAGGCACCCAGTGCAG GTCATCTCGGTTACCTGGCACATGAGCACCGAAAAGCCACTTTAAGGAGCCCATCAGACCAAGGAAATTCTCCCCTCT GTCTGCCGAGCCAGAAGCCCAAGGAGCAACAGCGGAGTGTGCTTCGCCCGGCAGTGTTACAAGCCCCACAGCCAAAGGCACTCTCACAGACCG CTGCCAGCAGCGGCACCAACGGAGTCAGCGTCCCGGCAGACCGCACGGGGGCCGCGACAGCGACATCGGCCGACAGCCCCGCACGCAGAAGTCCGTCCGATGAGGCGCGAGCACTTGAG GAGAAAGAGCCCCAGAAAAATGAGTCTAGCGATACTTGTGAGGAggaaaactgtgagaaaaaagaGCAAGTTGCACAGCAGGCGTTTGTGTTCGGGCAGAACCTGAGGGACAGAGTCAAG TTAACAAATGAGAACACGGAAGTAGCTGACATGGAGAACGCTGGACACCCCAGTTCAGAAACGCCAGCTGCGACCAACTATTTCCTTCAGTATATCAGCTCCAG TTTAGACAACTCGACCAATAGTGCCGACACCGCCAGCAACAAATTCGTGTTTGGCCAGAACATGAGCGAGCGTGTGCTG AGCCCACCTAAATTAAATGAAGTCAGTTCAGATGCCACCAGGGAAAATGCAGCTGCTGAGTCCGGGTCCGAGTCCTCATCCCAGGAGGCCACCCCCGAGAAAG CTAATAACATTTCAGAGTCCCTGGCCGAGTCGGCAGCCGCCTACACCAAGGCAACAGCACGGAAGTGTTTGTTGGAAAAAGTGGAAGTCATCACCGGGGAGGAGGCGGAGAGCAACGTGTTACAG ATCCAGTGTAAGCTGTTTGTCTTTGACAAGGCCTCGCAGTCGTGGGTGGAGAGAGGCCGGGGGCTGCTCAGGCTCAACGACATGGCATCGACTGACGACGGGACGCTCCAGTCTCGACTAG TGATGCGGACCCAGGGCAGCTTGCGACTGATCCTCAATACCAAGCTCTGGGCCCAGATGCAGATTGACAAGGCCAGTGAAAAGAGCATACGCATCACAGCCATGGACACTGAGGACCAGGGCGTGAAGGTTTTCCTGATCTCA gCCAGTTCCAAGGACACGGGCCAGCTGTATGCAGCCCTGCACCACCGCATCCTGGCCCTGCGCAGCCGTGTGGAGCAGGAACAGGAAGCCAAGATGCCTGCCCCTGAACCTGGGGCAGCCCCATCCAACGAGGACGACAGTGACGAGGACGTCCTGGCTCCATCGGGGGCCACCGGAGGCG GTGCTGgcgaggaaggggaggggcagacggccGGAAGCACATAG
- the RANBP3 gene encoding ran-binding protein 3 isoform X3, whose product MRSDRLGAEKPAIAPPVFVFQKDKGQKSSAEQKDLSDSGEEPRGEAEAPHHGTGHPESAGEHALEPPAPASASASTPEAQLLPFPRELAGRPAGGSSPEGGEDSDREDGNYCPPVKRERTSSLTQFPPSQSVSKNNVFMPSTFCEPSAGNSDSEPEEKSSGFRLKPPTLIHGQAPSAGHLGYLAHEHRKATLRSPSDQGNSPLCLPSQKPKEQQRSVLRPAVLQAPQPKALSQTAASSGTNGVSVPADRTGAATATSADSPARRSPSDEARALEEKEPQKNESSDTCEEENCEKKEQVAQQAFVFGQNLRDRVKLTNENTEVADMENAGHPSSETPAATNYFLQYISSSLDNSTNSADTASNKFVFGQNMSERVLSPPKLNEVSSDATRENAAAESGSESSSQEATPEKESLAESAAAYTKATARKCLLEKVEVITGEEAESNVLQIQCKLFVFDKASQSWVERGRGLLRLNDMASTDDGTLQSRLVMRTQGSLRLILNTKLWAQMQIDKASEKSIRITAMDTEDQGVKVFLISASSKDTGQLYAALHHRILALRSRVEQEQEAKMPAPEPGAAPSNEDDSDEDVLAPSGATGGGAGEEGEGQTAGST is encoded by the exons aaaAACCTGCCATTGCTCCGCCCGTCTTTGTGTTTCAGAAGGATAAAGGACAAAAG TCCTCTGCAGAGCAAAAAGACTTGTCGGATTCGGGAGAGGAGCCTCGGGGGGAGGCTGAGGCCCCCCACCATGGCACGGGTCACCCCGAGTCAGCTGGTGAGCATGCCCTAGAGCCTCCTGCCCCTGCTAGCGCTTCAGCCAGCACTCCTGAAGCCCAGCTTCTTCCTTTCCCGCGAGAACTGGCAGGG AGGCCAGCTGGAGGCTCCAGCCCCGAAGGTGGAGAAG ATTCTGACCGAGAAGATGGAAATTACTGCCCTCCCGTCAAGCGAGAAAGAACGTCCTCTTTAACCCAGTTCCCACCTTCACAGTCAG TAtcaaaaaacaatgtttttatgCCATCAACCTTCTGCGAGCCATCTGCAGGCAATTCTGACTCAGAACCAG AGGAAAAGAGCAGTGGATTCCGGTTGAAGCCACCAACATTGATCCACGGCCAGGCACCCAGTGCAG GTCATCTCGGTTACCTGGCACATGAGCACCGAAAAGCCACTTTAAGGAGCCCATCAGACCAAGGAAATTCTCCCCTCT GTCTGCCGAGCCAGAAGCCCAAGGAGCAACAGCGGAGTGTGCTTCGCCCGGCAGTGTTACAAGCCCCACAGCCAAAGGCACTCTCACAGACCG CTGCCAGCAGCGGCACCAACGGAGTCAGCGTCCCGGCAGACCGCACGGGGGCCGCGACAGCGACATCGGCCGACAGCCCCGCACGCAGAAGTCCGTCCGATGAGGCGCGAGCACTTGAG GAGAAAGAGCCCCAGAAAAATGAGTCTAGCGATACTTGTGAGGAggaaaactgtgagaaaaaagaGCAAGTTGCACAGCAGGCGTTTGTGTTCGGGCAGAACCTGAGGGACAGAGTCAAG TTAACAAATGAGAACACGGAAGTAGCTGACATGGAGAACGCTGGACACCCCAGTTCAGAAACGCCAGCTGCGACCAACTATTTCCTTCAGTATATCAGCTCCAG TTTAGACAACTCGACCAATAGTGCCGACACCGCCAGCAACAAATTCGTGTTTGGCCAGAACATGAGCGAGCGTGTGCTG AGCCCACCTAAATTAAATGAAGTCAGTTCAGATGCCACCAGGGAAAATGCAGCTGCTGAGTCCGGGTCCGAGTCCTCATCCCAGGAGGCCACCCCCGAGAAAG AGTCCCTGGCCGAGTCGGCAGCCGCCTACACCAAGGCAACAGCACGGAAGTGTTTGTTGGAAAAAGTGGAAGTCATCACCGGGGAGGAGGCGGAGAGCAACGTGTTACAG ATCCAGTGTAAGCTGTTTGTCTTTGACAAGGCCTCGCAGTCGTGGGTGGAGAGAGGCCGGGGGCTGCTCAGGCTCAACGACATGGCATCGACTGACGACGGGACGCTCCAGTCTCGACTAG TGATGCGGACCCAGGGCAGCTTGCGACTGATCCTCAATACCAAGCTCTGGGCCCAGATGCAGATTGACAAGGCCAGTGAAAAGAGCATACGCATCACAGCCATGGACACTGAGGACCAGGGCGTGAAGGTTTTCCTGATCTCA gCCAGTTCCAAGGACACGGGCCAGCTGTATGCAGCCCTGCACCACCGCATCCTGGCCCTGCGCAGCCGTGTGGAGCAGGAACAGGAAGCCAAGATGCCTGCCCCTGAACCTGGGGCAGCCCCATCCAACGAGGACGACAGTGACGAGGACGTCCTGGCTCCATCGGGGGCCACCGGAGGCG GTGCTGgcgaggaaggggaggggcagacggccGGAAGCACATAG
- the RANBP3 gene encoding ran-binding protein 3 isoform X15: protein MRSDRLGAEKPAIAPPVFVFQKDKGQKRPAGGSSPEGGEDSDREDGNYCPPVKRERTSSLTQFPPSQSEEKSSGFRLKPPTLIHGQAPSAGLPSQKPKEQQRSVLRPAVLQAPQPKALSQTAASSGTNGVSVPADRTGAATATSADSPARRSPSDEARALEEKEPQKNESSDTCEEENCEKKEQVAQQAFVFGQNLRDRVKLTNENTEVADMENAGHPSSETPAATNYFLQYISSSLDNSTNSADTASNKFVFGQNMSERVLSPPKLNEVSSDATRENAAAESGSESSSQEATPEKESLAESAAAYTKATARKCLLEKVEVITGEEAESNVLQIQCKLFVFDKASQSWVERGRGLLRLNDMASTDDGTLQSRLVMRTQGSLRLILNTKLWAQMQIDKASEKSIRITAMDTEDQGVKVFLISASSKDTGQLYAALHHRILALRSRVEQEQEAKMPAPEPGAAPSNEDDSDEDVLAPSGATGGGAGEEGEGQTAGST, encoded by the exons aaaAACCTGCCATTGCTCCGCCCGTCTTTGTGTTTCAGAAGGATAAAGGACAAAAG AGGCCAGCTGGAGGCTCCAGCCCCGAAGGTGGAGAAG ATTCTGACCGAGAAGATGGAAATTACTGCCCTCCCGTCAAGCGAGAAAGAACGTCCTCTTTAACCCAGTTCCCACCTTCACAGTCAG AGGAAAAGAGCAGTGGATTCCGGTTGAAGCCACCAACATTGATCCACGGCCAGGCACCCAGTGCAG GTCTGCCGAGCCAGAAGCCCAAGGAGCAACAGCGGAGTGTGCTTCGCCCGGCAGTGTTACAAGCCCCACAGCCAAAGGCACTCTCACAGACCG CTGCCAGCAGCGGCACCAACGGAGTCAGCGTCCCGGCAGACCGCACGGGGGCCGCGACAGCGACATCGGCCGACAGCCCCGCACGCAGAAGTCCGTCCGATGAGGCGCGAGCACTTGAG GAGAAAGAGCCCCAGAAAAATGAGTCTAGCGATACTTGTGAGGAggaaaactgtgagaaaaaagaGCAAGTTGCACAGCAGGCGTTTGTGTTCGGGCAGAACCTGAGGGACAGAGTCAAG TTAACAAATGAGAACACGGAAGTAGCTGACATGGAGAACGCTGGACACCCCAGTTCAGAAACGCCAGCTGCGACCAACTATTTCCTTCAGTATATCAGCTCCAG TTTAGACAACTCGACCAATAGTGCCGACACCGCCAGCAACAAATTCGTGTTTGGCCAGAACATGAGCGAGCGTGTGCTG AGCCCACCTAAATTAAATGAAGTCAGTTCAGATGCCACCAGGGAAAATGCAGCTGCTGAGTCCGGGTCCGAGTCCTCATCCCAGGAGGCCACCCCCGAGAAAG AGTCCCTGGCCGAGTCGGCAGCCGCCTACACCAAGGCAACAGCACGGAAGTGTTTGTTGGAAAAAGTGGAAGTCATCACCGGGGAGGAGGCGGAGAGCAACGTGTTACAG ATCCAGTGTAAGCTGTTTGTCTTTGACAAGGCCTCGCAGTCGTGGGTGGAGAGAGGCCGGGGGCTGCTCAGGCTCAACGACATGGCATCGACTGACGACGGGACGCTCCAGTCTCGACTAG TGATGCGGACCCAGGGCAGCTTGCGACTGATCCTCAATACCAAGCTCTGGGCCCAGATGCAGATTGACAAGGCCAGTGAAAAGAGCATACGCATCACAGCCATGGACACTGAGGACCAGGGCGTGAAGGTTTTCCTGATCTCA gCCAGTTCCAAGGACACGGGCCAGCTGTATGCAGCCCTGCACCACCGCATCCTGGCCCTGCGCAGCCGTGTGGAGCAGGAACAGGAAGCCAAGATGCCTGCCCCTGAACCTGGGGCAGCCCCATCCAACGAGGACGACAGTGACGAGGACGTCCTGGCTCCATCGGGGGCCACCGGAGGCG GTGCTGgcgaggaaggggaggggcagacggccGGAAGCACATAG
- the RANBP3 gene encoding ran-binding protein 3 isoform X4 — protein sequence MRSDRLGAEKPAIAPPVFVFQKDKGQKSSAEQKDLSDSGEEPRGEAEAPHHGTGHPESAGEHALEPPAPASASASTPEAQLLPFPRELAGRPAGGSSPEGGEDSDREDGNYCPPVKRERTSSLTQFPPSQSEEKSSGFRLKPPTLIHGQAPSAGHLGYLAHEHRKATLRSPSDQGNSPLCLPSQKPKEQQRSVLRPAVLQAPQPKALSQTAASSGTNGVSVPADRTGAATATSADSPARRSPSDEARALEEKEPQKNESSDTCEEENCEKKEQVAQQAFVFGQNLRDRVKLTNENTEVADMENAGHPSSETPAATNYFLQYISSSLDNSTNSADTASNKFVFGQNMSERVLSPPKLNEVSSDATRENAAAESGSESSSQEATPEKANNISESLAESAAAYTKATARKCLLEKVEVITGEEAESNVLQIQCKLFVFDKASQSWVERGRGLLRLNDMASTDDGTLQSRLVMRTQGSLRLILNTKLWAQMQIDKASEKSIRITAMDTEDQGVKVFLISASSKDTGQLYAALHHRILALRSRVEQEQEAKMPAPEPGAAPSNEDDSDEDVLAPSGATGGGAGEEGEGQTAGST from the exons aaaAACCTGCCATTGCTCCGCCCGTCTTTGTGTTTCAGAAGGATAAAGGACAAAAG TCCTCTGCAGAGCAAAAAGACTTGTCGGATTCGGGAGAGGAGCCTCGGGGGGAGGCTGAGGCCCCCCACCATGGCACGGGTCACCCCGAGTCAGCTGGTGAGCATGCCCTAGAGCCTCCTGCCCCTGCTAGCGCTTCAGCCAGCACTCCTGAAGCCCAGCTTCTTCCTTTCCCGCGAGAACTGGCAGGG AGGCCAGCTGGAGGCTCCAGCCCCGAAGGTGGAGAAG ATTCTGACCGAGAAGATGGAAATTACTGCCCTCCCGTCAAGCGAGAAAGAACGTCCTCTTTAACCCAGTTCCCACCTTCACAGTCAG AGGAAAAGAGCAGTGGATTCCGGTTGAAGCCACCAACATTGATCCACGGCCAGGCACCCAGTGCAG GTCATCTCGGTTACCTGGCACATGAGCACCGAAAAGCCACTTTAAGGAGCCCATCAGACCAAGGAAATTCTCCCCTCT GTCTGCCGAGCCAGAAGCCCAAGGAGCAACAGCGGAGTGTGCTTCGCCCGGCAGTGTTACAAGCCCCACAGCCAAAGGCACTCTCACAGACCG CTGCCAGCAGCGGCACCAACGGAGTCAGCGTCCCGGCAGACCGCACGGGGGCCGCGACAGCGACATCGGCCGACAGCCCCGCACGCAGAAGTCCGTCCGATGAGGCGCGAGCACTTGAG GAGAAAGAGCCCCAGAAAAATGAGTCTAGCGATACTTGTGAGGAggaaaactgtgagaaaaaagaGCAAGTTGCACAGCAGGCGTTTGTGTTCGGGCAGAACCTGAGGGACAGAGTCAAG TTAACAAATGAGAACACGGAAGTAGCTGACATGGAGAACGCTGGACACCCCAGTTCAGAAACGCCAGCTGCGACCAACTATTTCCTTCAGTATATCAGCTCCAG TTTAGACAACTCGACCAATAGTGCCGACACCGCCAGCAACAAATTCGTGTTTGGCCAGAACATGAGCGAGCGTGTGCTG AGCCCACCTAAATTAAATGAAGTCAGTTCAGATGCCACCAGGGAAAATGCAGCTGCTGAGTCCGGGTCCGAGTCCTCATCCCAGGAGGCCACCCCCGAGAAAG CTAATAACATTTCAGAGTCCCTGGCCGAGTCGGCAGCCGCCTACACCAAGGCAACAGCACGGAAGTGTTTGTTGGAAAAAGTGGAAGTCATCACCGGGGAGGAGGCGGAGAGCAACGTGTTACAG ATCCAGTGTAAGCTGTTTGTCTTTGACAAGGCCTCGCAGTCGTGGGTGGAGAGAGGCCGGGGGCTGCTCAGGCTCAACGACATGGCATCGACTGACGACGGGACGCTCCAGTCTCGACTAG TGATGCGGACCCAGGGCAGCTTGCGACTGATCCTCAATACCAAGCTCTGGGCCCAGATGCAGATTGACAAGGCCAGTGAAAAGAGCATACGCATCACAGCCATGGACACTGAGGACCAGGGCGTGAAGGTTTTCCTGATCTCA gCCAGTTCCAAGGACACGGGCCAGCTGTATGCAGCCCTGCACCACCGCATCCTGGCCCTGCGCAGCCGTGTGGAGCAGGAACAGGAAGCCAAGATGCCTGCCCCTGAACCTGGGGCAGCCCCATCCAACGAGGACGACAGTGACGAGGACGTCCTGGCTCCATCGGGGGCCACCGGAGGCG GTGCTGgcgaggaaggggaggggcagacggccGGAAGCACATAG
- the RANBP3 gene encoding ran-binding protein 3 isoform X8 codes for MRSDRLGAEKPAIAPPVFVFQKDKGQKSSAEQKDLSDSGEEPRGEAEAPHHGTGHPESAGEHALEPPAPASASASTPEAQLLPFPRELAGRPAGGSSPEGGEDSDREDGNYCPPVKRERTSSLTQFPPSQSEEKSSGFRLKPPTLIHGQAPSAGLPSQKPKEQQRSVLRPAVLQAPQPKALSQTAASSGTNGVSVPADRTGAATATSADSPARRSPSDEARALEEKEPQKNESSDTCEEENCEKKEQVAQQAFVFGQNLRDRVKLTNENTEVADMENAGHPSSETPAATNYFLQYISSSLDNSTNSADTASNKFVFGQNMSERVLSPPKLNEVSSDATRENAAAESGSESSSQEATPEKANNISESLAESAAAYTKATARKCLLEKVEVITGEEAESNVLQIQCKLFVFDKASQSWVERGRGLLRLNDMASTDDGTLQSRLVMRTQGSLRLILNTKLWAQMQIDKASEKSIRITAMDTEDQGVKVFLISASSKDTGQLYAALHHRILALRSRVEQEQEAKMPAPEPGAAPSNEDDSDEDVLAPSGATGGGAGEEGEGQTAGST; via the exons aaaAACCTGCCATTGCTCCGCCCGTCTTTGTGTTTCAGAAGGATAAAGGACAAAAG TCCTCTGCAGAGCAAAAAGACTTGTCGGATTCGGGAGAGGAGCCTCGGGGGGAGGCTGAGGCCCCCCACCATGGCACGGGTCACCCCGAGTCAGCTGGTGAGCATGCCCTAGAGCCTCCTGCCCCTGCTAGCGCTTCAGCCAGCACTCCTGAAGCCCAGCTTCTTCCTTTCCCGCGAGAACTGGCAGGG AGGCCAGCTGGAGGCTCCAGCCCCGAAGGTGGAGAAG ATTCTGACCGAGAAGATGGAAATTACTGCCCTCCCGTCAAGCGAGAAAGAACGTCCTCTTTAACCCAGTTCCCACCTTCACAGTCAG AGGAAAAGAGCAGTGGATTCCGGTTGAAGCCACCAACATTGATCCACGGCCAGGCACCCAGTGCAG GTCTGCCGAGCCAGAAGCCCAAGGAGCAACAGCGGAGTGTGCTTCGCCCGGCAGTGTTACAAGCCCCACAGCCAAAGGCACTCTCACAGACCG CTGCCAGCAGCGGCACCAACGGAGTCAGCGTCCCGGCAGACCGCACGGGGGCCGCGACAGCGACATCGGCCGACAGCCCCGCACGCAGAAGTCCGTCCGATGAGGCGCGAGCACTTGAG GAGAAAGAGCCCCAGAAAAATGAGTCTAGCGATACTTGTGAGGAggaaaactgtgagaaaaaagaGCAAGTTGCACAGCAGGCGTTTGTGTTCGGGCAGAACCTGAGGGACAGAGTCAAG TTAACAAATGAGAACACGGAAGTAGCTGACATGGAGAACGCTGGACACCCCAGTTCAGAAACGCCAGCTGCGACCAACTATTTCCTTCAGTATATCAGCTCCAG TTTAGACAACTCGACCAATAGTGCCGACACCGCCAGCAACAAATTCGTGTTTGGCCAGAACATGAGCGAGCGTGTGCTG AGCCCACCTAAATTAAATGAAGTCAGTTCAGATGCCACCAGGGAAAATGCAGCTGCTGAGTCCGGGTCCGAGTCCTCATCCCAGGAGGCCACCCCCGAGAAAG CTAATAACATTTCAGAGTCCCTGGCCGAGTCGGCAGCCGCCTACACCAAGGCAACAGCACGGAAGTGTTTGTTGGAAAAAGTGGAAGTCATCACCGGGGAGGAGGCGGAGAGCAACGTGTTACAG ATCCAGTGTAAGCTGTTTGTCTTTGACAAGGCCTCGCAGTCGTGGGTGGAGAGAGGCCGGGGGCTGCTCAGGCTCAACGACATGGCATCGACTGACGACGGGACGCTCCAGTCTCGACTAG TGATGCGGACCCAGGGCAGCTTGCGACTGATCCTCAATACCAAGCTCTGGGCCCAGATGCAGATTGACAAGGCCAGTGAAAAGAGCATACGCATCACAGCCATGGACACTGAGGACCAGGGCGTGAAGGTTTTCCTGATCTCA gCCAGTTCCAAGGACACGGGCCAGCTGTATGCAGCCCTGCACCACCGCATCCTGGCCCTGCGCAGCCGTGTGGAGCAGGAACAGGAAGCCAAGATGCCTGCCCCTGAACCTGGGGCAGCCCCATCCAACGAGGACGACAGTGACGAGGACGTCCTGGCTCCATCGGGGGCCACCGGAGGCG GTGCTGgcgaggaaggggaggggcagacggccGGAAGCACATAG
- the RANBP3 gene encoding ran-binding protein 3 isoform X12 yields the protein MGKRPAGGSSPEGGEDSDREDGNYCPPVKRERTSSLTQFPPSQSVSKNNVFMPSTFCEPSAGNSDSEPEEKSSGFRLKPPTLIHGQAPSAGHLGYLAHEHRKATLRSPSDQGNSPLCLPSQKPKEQQRSVLRPAVLQAPQPKALSQTAASSGTNGVSVPADRTGAATATSADSPARRSPSDEARALEEKEPQKNESSDTCEEENCEKKEQVAQQAFVFGQNLRDRVKLTNENTEVADMENAGHPSSETPAATNYFLQYISSSLDNSTNSADTASNKFVFGQNMSERVLSPPKLNEVSSDATRENAAAESGSESSSQEATPEKANNISESLAESAAAYTKATARKCLLEKVEVITGEEAESNVLQIQCKLFVFDKASQSWVERGRGLLRLNDMASTDDGTLQSRLVMRTQGSLRLILNTKLWAQMQIDKASEKSIRITAMDTEDQGVKVFLISASSKDTGQLYAALHHRILALRSRVEQEQEAKMPAPEPGAAPSNEDDSDEDVLAPSGATGGGAGEEGEGQTAGST from the exons ATGGGAAAG AGGCCAGCTGGAGGCTCCAGCCCCGAAGGTGGAGAAG ATTCTGACCGAGAAGATGGAAATTACTGCCCTCCCGTCAAGCGAGAAAGAACGTCCTCTTTAACCCAGTTCCCACCTTCACAGTCAG TAtcaaaaaacaatgtttttatgCCATCAACCTTCTGCGAGCCATCTGCAGGCAATTCTGACTCAGAACCAG AGGAAAAGAGCAGTGGATTCCGGTTGAAGCCACCAACATTGATCCACGGCCAGGCACCCAGTGCAG GTCATCTCGGTTACCTGGCACATGAGCACCGAAAAGCCACTTTAAGGAGCCCATCAGACCAAGGAAATTCTCCCCTCT GTCTGCCGAGCCAGAAGCCCAAGGAGCAACAGCGGAGTGTGCTTCGCCCGGCAGTGTTACAAGCCCCACAGCCAAAGGCACTCTCACAGACCG CTGCCAGCAGCGGCACCAACGGAGTCAGCGTCCCGGCAGACCGCACGGGGGCCGCGACAGCGACATCGGCCGACAGCCCCGCACGCAGAAGTCCGTCCGATGAGGCGCGAGCACTTGAG GAGAAAGAGCCCCAGAAAAATGAGTCTAGCGATACTTGTGAGGAggaaaactgtgagaaaaaagaGCAAGTTGCACAGCAGGCGTTTGTGTTCGGGCAGAACCTGAGGGACAGAGTCAAG TTAACAAATGAGAACACGGAAGTAGCTGACATGGAGAACGCTGGACACCCCAGTTCAGAAACGCCAGCTGCGACCAACTATTTCCTTCAGTATATCAGCTCCAG TTTAGACAACTCGACCAATAGTGCCGACACCGCCAGCAACAAATTCGTGTTTGGCCAGAACATGAGCGAGCGTGTGCTG AGCCCACCTAAATTAAATGAAGTCAGTTCAGATGCCACCAGGGAAAATGCAGCTGCTGAGTCCGGGTCCGAGTCCTCATCCCAGGAGGCCACCCCCGAGAAAG CTAATAACATTTCAGAGTCCCTGGCCGAGTCGGCAGCCGCCTACACCAAGGCAACAGCACGGAAGTGTTTGTTGGAAAAAGTGGAAGTCATCACCGGGGAGGAGGCGGAGAGCAACGTGTTACAG ATCCAGTGTAAGCTGTTTGTCTTTGACAAGGCCTCGCAGTCGTGGGTGGAGAGAGGCCGGGGGCTGCTCAGGCTCAACGACATGGCATCGACTGACGACGGGACGCTCCAGTCTCGACTAG TGATGCGGACCCAGGGCAGCTTGCGACTGATCCTCAATACCAAGCTCTGGGCCCAGATGCAGATTGACAAGGCCAGTGAAAAGAGCATACGCATCACAGCCATGGACACTGAGGACCAGGGCGTGAAGGTTTTCCTGATCTCA gCCAGTTCCAAGGACACGGGCCAGCTGTATGCAGCCCTGCACCACCGCATCCTGGCCCTGCGCAGCCGTGTGGAGCAGGAACAGGAAGCCAAGATGCCTGCCCCTGAACCTGGGGCAGCCCCATCCAACGAGGACGACAGTGACGAGGACGTCCTGGCTCCATCGGGGGCCACCGGAGGCG GTGCTGgcgaggaaggggaggggcagacggccGGAAGCACATAG